atatgtgaattttttttaaacggtttatatcattaaaaaggaaaataggATCCGTAAACCCTTATATAAGGAGGGTTAAGGTATACTATTTTGTTTCATTCACACATTCATCAAAGCTTTCTCATTCAGCTAGTTTAAGATTTTGCTTCCAAAACTTTCACTATTCGATCATAGCTTGTAATGAGGATGATGAGCTTCGTGTTTGCAATGATGATGAGCTTCGTGGTTCTCTCGGGTTGCTGCTCAGCGAAGATCTACAAAGTGGGAGACTCCGAGGGATGGACTGCCAAGGACGACGTCTATTACACGTGGGCCGAGACCGACCATAAGGAGTTCCACGTTGGAGATTCTCTGGTCTTCGAATACGATCCCATTGTCAACGACGTGACTCATGTTTCCGGCGCTCTGGAATATGAGTTTTGCGACTATTCTTCTCCTAAAATTGTCTACAACACAGGACACGATGTCGTGACTCTCATGGAACCAGGTTTTCACTACTTCATCACCTCGAATCAAGTTCAATGCGTATTGGGACAGAAGCTCGAAGTTCTTGTCATCCATGACCCGTCACGTCCggttcctccaccaccaccgagCAAGATCCTTCCTGTCGGAAATACCTACAAGGTCGGAGGAGACTCAGGAGGATGGAAAGTGTATGATAGTGACTTCTATAACAAGTGGAGTGAGGAGAAACAGTTTCATGTTGGAGATACTTTGTTTTTCGAATACGACAACGAAGTCAGCGACGTGTATGAAATCAACGGTGATCTAGAATTTATGACGTGCGACCCAACGTCTCCTGTAGCTGTGCACAAGACAGGACACGATCTTGTTAGGCTTATGGAACCGGGAGTTCATTATTTCATAACCTCACCCTCGGGTTCTTGTGAAGCTGGGCTTAAGCTTCGAGTGATGGTGGGACCACAATCCAAAGCTGTTGTTTTCCCTAATTTTCCCAAGAAGGTGGACTTGTCAGCTATGGAGCGCCTCAACAACTGGTTGAAGACTTTCAAACCCCAGCCCCATCATTAAaccatttgtttttgtttattggtttgattatttgtaaCCAGTTTGGAGTTATTgttgtctctttctctcttgtctACTTTAGCTTTTTTGTTTTAAGAGTGTACTTATCTATCACAGTCATTGTAGAGTTTATTTGATTCGAGGAGTATTAATAAACGATGTCTTTTGTTGCCTTCAATAATAGAATCCAAGTAGAGAAACGATATTAACATGAGAGGTTCTACTCATGCTAGCTACTTTGTTGATGAACTTTTCTCCATTCCCCCTTTGAATCCTTCAAGATCTTTACTGCAACGTCTGTACCGCTTCCATCTGATAGTTTTCCTTTATAGACTGTTTCAAATCCTCCTTTCCCGAGAACATGGGAGAATGAGTTTGTCATCTTCTTGACTTTGGCATATAACTATATCGTTTCAACGTTACGATTGCTTCAATGTTTTCGCCGCTCCAATCACTCTTTCTTCGTCTTTGCTCTCACCACTACCGTACTCGCAGTAGAAATGATCATCACAAGTAAAGCTGTTGAGATTCCTGTTAAAAAAACAAGACTAAAAAGTTATGTTTACATGTACACTACTAACCATAACTTTGTAGAGGAAAATCTTACCAGAGACGAACAAATGGGAAGCATAATGAAAATTAATGGCAATCTCTTAGTCATTAGCCTCAGAGGAAAGGAAAATATTAATTCAGTATCTCACCAGAAAACCCTTTATATTTTCATGGCCAAGGTAGAATAGTATTTTGCTTCTTTTGTTTGATGACTATCGTAGgaaggtgattttttttatctcaaaatAATCATTACAACTTTTACTTATGGGACATCATTTACACAGTGGAAATATACAATGATAAAGTCCAACAATATCAAACATGAGTTTAGGAAGATTAACTCTCATCTACAATATCTCGATCCGGTTTTTTGGGaaagtttatctttttttttgaaacctgAGTTCAGAGTATCTTGGCAAGGTGAAAGAGTTCATCTCTCTAACTGGCTTGATGTAGGCATACTTGAAGTCTCTTGACTCTCTTCAGCAGATACCATTACTGCGGGTGAGCCTAAGAGAGGCTTAGGTGGAACATGCAAAGCCTCTAGACTTCACTCTAACATTTCAACGACTTTGTTCATCGATCGACGATCAAATGGATTTGTTTGAATACACCATAAACCCACCAACACCATTTTTTTCACTAACTTATCTTCTTTCTCCGTCATTTTGTTGGGGGTGAATTTACATCTTCCCTAAATGTTCATTAGACATTAAATTAGGCCCACTTCATTATGAAACCCTAGACATCtttcttctataaataaggagtTCTCTCCTTATTAGAAAGGATCGTCTCTTCTCCATTTTAGACTTAGAACACTTCTTACAAAGGGTTTATAGAATCTTAAATTAATTTACACTAGAAACCATTCTTATAATacaatttttgatcaataaactcTTTTTGATTCATTTCTCATTTGATTCCTTTGAGATTTCtcctaaacctcaagaatctaatATTTTATCTTTAGATTCTTTTATTGTATTGATTCAACAAACATCACCAGCATAAACaccatttttggatcaaacagtTAGCGCTAGAAAGAGGGGGCTAAGGAGAACTATCTTCAAAGCATGTCAAATTTGGGAAAATCCTAGATCTGTGCTCATCAAACTCGGTCCAATAGATAAGTTTACAAAACGATATCTCATTACAAAATTCGATTTCATTGACTACAACATAATATACACATGCTAAACCTATGAAAaggattttaattatttttttaaaaaaattattattatcttgGATTTAGGAGTCGCCGGTCAAAACGGAGATCGTGGGAGTTCCATCATGGTCCCGACAACAATCTAGCTTGAGACGGAAGCAGAGATCGAGCAAAGCTGTTGCGTGGATTTACATCCCCTCAAGCCCACCGAGATCGAACCGAAACGGTGACATCGTCGTCCTCCGACAAAGGAAACAGAGGCCACTGCGGGTCGGTTCTTAAACTGATGACGTTCGGGAAACTTCTAATCTCCGGCGAGTTTGCAACCGACAACAAGCCGCTTCGTCGTTTCCCTCCGGGTCAGTTCTCCGCCGTTGCTTCCTCAGATCCGTCGAAGCTCCACTCAACTGCAACCGGCAACAAGCTGGTCGTACAACACATAGCTTTCGGGGAAAAGAGGTCTGAGATCTCCATCTCTAACCTCCGCCAGACATCCAGCGAGTGGGCCAGTTCAGCAGCGGCCTTCGAGTTGATAGTGAAAGCTCATCTACGGACCAGAGAGCTTCAAAGCCGCGGGCTAGGTGATTTGGACTCAAAGATGATAACTTTCGCGAAGCCCTGATTGAGCCCAACCACGATCTCGTAATCACCTTGTCACAACGATCTCGGCGTCTCGTTATCACACGATCTCGGCGTCTCGTTATCACAATGATCTTAGCGTCTCGTTATCACACGATTCGAGAGACTGTTCTACGAAATCATCTCAAGCTCTCTAAATCATCTCAAGCTCTCTAAATCATCTCAAGCAAGGAGACTTGAGCTCTGTTTTTCAAAGACGAGGACGCTCTCAAGCCTCAATGTCAACAGAAACAGTTTGTGTTTCATCTTCATCTTAACTGATTGTGAGAAGCGGAGATTGCAACATCTCGCAAGGCATGCTCCAGCTTTTACTGCCGCTGTTATGATTCCACTCAGCTTCACATGCTTGTTCACTGCTCCAGACTCATTGCAGTGACCTCTCTCATCCTGTCTTTAAGCTCAGCCTCTCGGACAGAGGCAATCACGTGATGACCTTGATAGTAATGATCTTGTCTCCACACCCTGCTTCCTGTGCTTCACCACCATGACGTCTTCAAAAGCTCCGTCAATGGCTTTGTTCTCGGCATTCACCTCGTCACGTCACTAGTGTCATCAAGGGATCGTGAGAATCACGAGGAAAGAGGCAACAAGAAGCGCAGAACGTTAGGCTTCAGATACATCAATCTCTACGAGGCTTTAGGCTCCATCGTTGCAGTCTTGCGAGATCAGGAGATGAGATTGTTCTTACTGAACTCTTCTCCTCTCCTGTTTGTGCCAGTTGCGGAGAGCTCTAGAGAAGACCTTGGGAGATCACTGTGAACCAGCCACCTCGCCACAGACGTCTGGAAGCTTGACACAAAGCCATCTCGGCATATTCATGATCCCAGCTGTGACACCTCAAGAACATTGGATAAGATCGTCGAGACCGATCTAGTAAAGCCACCATGTCATCTCGCCACGAGCTCGACGAACAGAGACGGCCCCGAGATGAGAAGAGTCATGATCTCTAGAGCAGCTCAAAGCTTCAAGTTCTGCTCAAGCTCCAAAACGAGAGAAAGAGGGCGCTCGCCGTGGGGAACATATGGGTGATCAGACCAGCTCAGCCTCTCTTTACGATCAGCTCATGATCCACTTCAAAGAAAAAGTCTCATATCCAACAACCAGCAACTACTCATCCTCAAAGATAAGTGTTGTTTAATCTTGATTGCTTTATTGCTTGCAACCTATGCATACTGTCGATTTATAAATAAATCACTAACATCATATGCAAGAGCCAAGCAATTATTTGATCATCATCATTGCTTGCTTATCAATTACACAAAACTTTGATTATCTCTTTTGGATAAACTTGATCTGACaattatcatatttttctttgtgAGCCAGAATCAATTGCGAGGCAGACATATGACAATCTCACACTCTGGTACAAGCTCTAGCTGACGTGATCACGGTCCGCATAACTCCTGTTGACTTCATCGTCGCCAATCGCGAGCTCACCACAGACCTCACAACTCAACAGCACAAGCCGGCACATTTCTCAACATCATTATAGCCTGACGAACACACAAGCCAACAACTTGCTTGGCACACACGATCTCAACACGAGACTTCGGGTCAGCAATAGTTCGGTAAACGTGTATTGTAAGCACAAATTTAAATTGAACTTACTTTTTATTAGGCACGAGTTTGCGGTCGACTCGCTTATTGTTAGAcacgagtttacaaaaactCGTCTTTGGCTAGGCATGATTTTACAGAAGCTCTCCTTCTACTAGGCACGAGCTCTCAGTAAACTCGCCTCTGTCTTAGCATGAGTCAAGTAAACTCGTCTTTCGCTAAGCACGAGTTTAAAGCAAACTCGTTTCTTACTAGGCACAAGTTCGAAATAAACTCGCCTAAACCATCATAGGCATGAATATGTCTTGTTCATTGTCTAATAAATCCTATTCGTAAACTTTACAGAGATCGATTTCATCTCTCTCAACGAACTtgggggacttactgttgggGGTGAATTTACATCTTCCCTCAATGCCCATTAGACATTGAATTAGGCTCACTTCATTATGAAACCCTAGACATCtttcttctataaataaggagctCCCTCCTTATTAGAAAAGATCGTCTCTCCTCCATTTTAGACTTAGAACACTTCTTACAAAGGATTTATGGATTcttaaattaatttacattAGAAACCATTCTTGTAATACAATCTTTGATCAATAAACTCTTTTTGATGTTCATTTCTCATTTGATTCCTTTGAGATTTCtcctaaacctcaagaatctaatCTTTTATCTTTAGATTCTTTTATTGTATTGATTCAACAAACATCACCAGCATAAACaccatttttggatcaaacacaTTTCATCTCCAAAAATCTTCATGGTCTCTTCCCTCTCAAGATCTTTATAAATCCAATCCGGAAAATACATAGAACTGTTGTTAGATCCGGACTTTTCAAGCATTTCTCTATTCTTTGCTCCCACAATCTCAAGAACCACCATTCCAAAACTATACACATCCGACTTATAAGAAACTCCTCCCAAGCTTTTTGAAAACACTTCGGGAGCAATGTACCCTATGGTCCCTCTTGCATTGAGCATCGAGATGATACTCTCCTTTTTTTTGCAAAGCTTAGCAAGACCAAAATCTGCAATCTTCGGACAAAGATCTTGGTCCATAAGTATGTTTTGTGGCTTTATATCGAAATGCACAATCCTTGATACACAACGGTTGTGCAAGTACTCTAGCCCTCGAGCAACACCTACGGCTATGTTGTATAAAGTTTCCCACTCCATCTTCGTTGACATATTCTCTGAAATATATTTGTCGAGTGACCCATTTGGCATAAACTCATAGATTATAGCTCTTTTGCTTCCTTCATAGCAGAATCCAAGTAGAGAAACGATGTTAACGTGAGAGGTTCTACTCATGCTAGCTACTTCATTGATGAATTCTTCCCCACTCCCCTTCGAATCCTTCAAGATTTTCACTGCAAAATCTGTACCGCTTCCATCGAGTAGTTTTCCTTTATATACGGTTCCAAATCCTCCTTTCCCGAGAACATGCGCGAATGAGTTTGTCATCTTCTTGACTTTGGCATAACTATATCGTTTCAACATTACGATTGCTTCAATGTTTTCGCCGTTCCAATCACTCTTTCTTCTAGGATTCTTTGCTCTCACCACTACCGTACTCGCAGCAACAATAATGATCATCACAAGTAAAGCTGCTGTTGAGATAcctgcaagaagaagaaggctaagAACTTATGTTTCCATGTACACGAGTAAGATAAAGAGTATTGTAACATGATGGATAGAGCAAGCGAAGGGATGTTACCGAGTATGACTTTTAACTTCAGTGGAGACTTATCATCTGCAATgtatcaaaacaaaatttatggTTAACAAAGCCAAAAAACGTTAATCATTGTATGACGAAGAAAACAATTAGTATACTTACGTTTTGCTTCTGTTGTAGTTTTTTTATTGGTGAATCCAAGAgtttcaatttttgtttcacTTTTTATGCGTCTTCAAGCGAGTATCATAAATATGTACATGTATCAGTTTACTATCAAAATTATTTGCATGTCAAAATGCATTATCGATTGGGTGAAGACATacaagaaaatttatattataataaaaaagttaCTCTTTCGTAAAATCGCTTtaaaaaagtgtaaaaaaaatatcaaacccAAGTTATTGAGATACAAAttccaacatttataccactaaattAAAGGATAATTATTATAAGTTATTCTCTCTATGTCAGCATCAGCTGAGTCCTACTttaaaaaagtgaaaaataaaTGTCAAATCCATTGTTCAAACTCGGGTTATTGACATACACACTctaacatttataccactaaactaaaggataatttgtatattaatggccgaaactaatatatatttatgaaggtcggaagacCTTGTTTTTTCGGCTTACTCTAAGGATCGGGtctacaagtgtattatggattttatttttaaacgggattcatcacgttatatgaagaAAAAGcttaagtttgcaacaattatagtttctCATATTGTAAACCGTCGTTGTTTAGCATGAGTTAGGGatattttcatcattgtctcagacAGGTCTGCGTTACAAAGTTGCTTTGTGTGTCTAttagtaatctattttttcaccgatgaactcttcatctctccatcttaaattgcttgatcataaatgttcctgatttgtagcccatATGTAAACTTTAtgtatatgattctcatctttgatgaacccaatctgcatatccacaaaactcattgattcctcttagctttaaccatcttctagaaaatatCTCTATATGCCTCTTCAGTTCCTCAAACCAGCATCTCTGGCGTACGTTACTCAACCTTCTAGTCTTTCCATCTTGGttgtagtagtcagagcatagtcGTTGGCCTCCTCCGCTTATGGGATTCCATGAATTTCAAGAAAGACAGTTAGTTTATGGAAATCACAGTTCTCTTCTTTGATGAAAatgtaagttaatcttcgatctatcacacttatttaagataattgtttttaattgatttcatgattctttgttgaataatactATTTGCAGATTATGTGATTCATGGGTTCATTccgtcggacgtgctaatcaatacatgtcatctttgaaagccggttccattgtgaaagtcgttCATTTTGAAGTTGCTAGGTGCTCAGGCAtatacaagataactgatcattcATTCCTTATTCGTTTCATCCCACCagccattattgatgaagtcatcacgggtgctcctaagatcaatctccagtcatGATTAGACTGTTTGataatctccaagtgattgcgaacacaaacctagtacttcaaggtatattatcatattgcagaTAGGTTTATATTATGCTTCGATATCatactgatatttaaactcgcataTGTGGTTGGGAAAATCCATTATGTCCAAGGCTttgacctcaccaaagaaacaactcgaattattacccatcaaataaaagagaaacaaacacatgCACACCAAGAAATACAAGAGATAATCCCGacagacacaaaggcggcaataacatctccacctgctcactcctcttgtcttaagaaaatagcttacatgcccAATGGAAACAGGTCAATGATATTGTCTTCTTATgtgaaatacataaattcgtttaaaacccATTAAGGTCCAAATACTCAAAATtatcactcattttatagttatttctacaagtcttcatgtatctgttttaaaggtccggtaaaagcaacaagtttaaaaataaaaaaaacatataataaacataataaaaataataaaaattattacttaatacacataacttacacaactaacgtggagaaaaaaatatccagaaaaaaatatccagaaacaaaatgtactctcaacaaccttaatataatttatgtactttCAACAgtacaaaaaacaaattaaaaagacaaacaaacaataagtctcattAACACAGCAAGCaacacgaactatatcaatcacattattaATACAGTTTAGTCATTCATAAGTGAAAaacaatgcatacacagttcatcatcacaactctaaccctataataataaaaaacttgaagAACATTGATCAACCCAAAACGTAAAATTCACTATTACAATAATCCTAataaatattgagatgaaataaAAACTCTGTCCACGATCTCGGGCTTGCGCGGAGCAGTCCTCCTAGTAAATATAACTAGTGAGAAATATCAAATagacagtttttttttcaaaatgtgtTACATAAGGACATGAGTCACATGACTCTTGATTTGGtgggtttttttggttttaagatAGCTAGGAGTCAGGTCCGATCCTACAAAATTCAGGGCTAGAAGCCAACAATAAAATATGggcctatttaaaaaaaaactataaataaaaaaatgtatatgtgACCTAAGAGCACAATTATCGCATCGGtttcttaaaaaagtttttttttgtttatttgacccaaaaaaaaaaattaaaagtgaaCCAATTGCGGGCCGCCATGTGTCGGTGAAGCCCGCAAACAGTGCAAAAACTCCTCCTAAGATCGATATTTATTTCGTAGCTTTGGGGaccgaattttaacttttttgtgGAGTCCACACCTAAAAAACTCCCTAAGAACTCCGCGTTGATGATGGTCTAAGAGTTCGAACTCTTAACATCAATGAGACTACTTTGATGATCTTACCAACTAGACCATTGGAGAGTAAATGAGGGccgaaattataaatatttttctagagCCGGAAGCTCTAGCTTCTAATGCTTATACGCAGGGCTGGTACTGCTAGGAGTACATTTGACGAACCTATGCCAATGTCTTTGACTTGTAAAATACGATATAATATACAAATTGAACTACTACTATTATAGTTTTTGGTCAAGATTGGAGGCTTTGAAGCCGTGTGGTGTTCGACAGAATCGACCCCACCACAAGATATGAGACAAAAAAATGGAATGGAAATTTACCTCGTGGGGACTGGAGTGAAGGAAGGGCAAAAGGTGATGACGTAGTCGATGGAGCCTGTGCATGCCACGTAGTTGTCGTAACTAAAGTCGAAATTAGCTTCTGGACACGGGACCTTGAAGCTTTCCGAGTAAGAAGACGACGTGCAACCTGATGATGACTCGCACGGGTTAGTGCATGCGATTGGCCGTTCCTCGGCATCGAGCACCATAAGGTCATACGGACAAGCCTGGTTCAGGTTAACGACATCGCAACCCACCCTGGAGCATACTCGACCATAGGGGCTTCTTTGTGGGACCACCAACAAGGGAAGGTTGAAACCGTAGACGACATTGACGCGGTACAAGTCAACAGTCCCGTTGTTCGTTTCAAACTCCGCTAGAGTCATATTCCTTGGGGATTGGCCGTACTTGCCGCACTCAATTTCACCGGAGCCGCAGTCTCCCGTAGCGCACGAGAATTTGCCTGTTGAGTTTCTCGAGCAGAGCGTTCGACCCCATATCGCACCTGACCCAAACGGCGACGCGAGGATAACACGCGACTCTCCTTTCTCTAAAGCAAATCCAGTGGTGCCGAAATCATTAAAAGAGTTGGAGAATCCAGGCCACACGGTGTAATCGCATTTGTTCTCTATGGTTATGTTCTTCGACGTCACTCCTACCAACACAAAAAGgaggtgaaaaaaaaaacaaaaaagaccgAACTCGATATACCTTTGCCAGAGGAAAATCCTTACCAGAGACGAACAAATGGGAAGCAATGATGAAGAATAATGACAATATCTTACTCATTTCCTCGAgtgataagaaaataataacaaaaagaagGGAGAAGAGgaactaaaatattaatttagcaTCTGATTAGAATACCCCTTTATATTTCCATGGCCAATGAAGAATAATATTGCTTCTTTTGTTTGATGATTGACTATAGTAGAAACTAGAAAGGAGATTTTCTCTGAAAAAAACAAGTATATACTTCTATTGTTGGAATGGGCTTAGGGTTCTAGAGAAAGTGAAAGGGAACTCCACTAGAAATGAATACAAAAGCAAGCCCAACTGTCTTTTTGAGCTTCTTTAGTTTTATTGGCCTGTTGTTATTCGCTACAATTCTAATGGTTTTTCTTTTATgtaattttagtttgttttctaTACATTTTGAAAACAGAAAAATCGGAAGTATATCAAGTTTTTAGTGCAACCTTTCCGGAATTACTCTCTTTTTTGTCAACGTTTCCTAAAATTTCTTCCTCATTATTCTTCTTTTAGTTTCAGATAAATAAACCCAAAAAGAGAATAAAAAGTTTCCAAAAACTCTGACAAAGGAGGTAACCCCCAAGACTTGAAAGAGTTGCGAGAGCCCATGACTATTCAAGGACCATCATCATGGTCTTGATCAtgtccatcatcatcatcatcatcctacGGACGAGATTTTCTCGTTGACTTAGATTTTATAAGTGACGTTGAGGGATGGCAATGGACATGTGAAGTACTGAAGGAACCCCCTCACTTTTACATCTGAATTTCCCTGCTACGTTTATGAAATATAcctctttataatttttttttataataatacattttatttttgatcaaaaaaataataataatacattttattttatttctatggataaaataaataaaagacgACAACACTTTCAAAAGAACAACTtagattttttatgttttttttttgacaaaattaaattttttatgttgAAGATAAGATAGAGGATAATAACTAATAAGAAACTGACATACtatcttatgtttttattttaccaTTTAACTTTTTTGGAGTTAAATATAAATGTCTCAGTAATGAAGAAAATTAATAAGAGAGACTCGTCATTTTGGCTGAGAAGCATTATGGTGATTACGTGTTTTTCATGCTCTCAGTTCGTCGGCGTTTTCATTTATCTATTTCTGGTACTATGTTTCCGTTTCGCTCACATATGTTGTAAATTAAAACTTTCGGGAAACTAAATGAATTAACTAATTGAGAAGATGAATTAAAGAAGTTCCAAAGGTACAGCAACTTGTGCGACGCTTTTTAATTTGCTTGTGAATGCAGATAAAAAGGGAAAGCCCATATGATTGGAACAACTTGACGAatatattcattattttttaaacaatatcgAGGAGTCTAAGCTTTATATGTGGTCAATGTATATTTTTCACTGTTATATAGATTAATTAAACCACAAATGAAGGTGAATGTCTTAATGGTCTATCATGTCCACAGAACGATGTCTAGATAGACACGCAATTAATTTTTTAACCCTAACCTTAGTTGGTGTACAGAGTAAAGattccttttcaaaaaaaaaaatcggtacTAATTAAAAACTCGTGATGTCGATTACAACACATACGGCATACATGTTAAACAGATCAAATCCTAGCAAACGAAATCAAATCTCAAAAGTGAAAAGATTCCTATAATCATTCTGGAATCCTTCATAGTCTCATAGACAGATAAATGTAGATATACACATCGTTggtttagttttaatatttaacatAATCTTGGTAGTTAACGATCAATATATCATGCTTTGATTTTAGTACTTGCCAACGAGGCATACTCAGTGGCGGAGCCAGCTTGACATGAGGGGGGGTCAATTGACCTATGTgccttttgaaaattttaatttttatgcttATATAAGTCACATTTCACCGATAATTTGGTATTATGACCTTCATGATCTAAGTCTAAACACTCTATGCACCTAGTCAATAAACATTTCCGTTTGATCATTTACTTATGGTAATATTATTGACCCTTTTGAAAATCATTTCTGCCTCCGCCACTGGGCATACTACTTCGTAAAAAGAGTTCGGTAGTGGTGGGTGGGCAGATTAGGATTATATGCTGAGGGAATATCAAAGTGATCATGTTTTTTAATTAACCACTAGATCCCCTCATCAAAACAACTTCAGTGCTGGCTCGTATTTTAATCGACttctttatattataaaaatttgagtATATACAAAGGAAGCACCATGTTGCCATGTGCATGCATATGATGAGAGCTACTCTCTAATACATTAAAACTTAATTTACTTGCCAAAACTGAATGCTATGATTTGgtaatttgtttcttgatttttcttattttcctttttaatccATCCACCATAACATTAATAATGTACCTAATAGCAATGGCTTGTTTCAAGTTCCAACCAATGTTCATTGATAAATCTTTTAGCAAATATTTTTGTTGGACCATGTACATGTGAGTTTATATTTCTATAACATCTATAACAAAATCAAAACCGAAAGGTCAATATTAATAGTTATAAGTCTTTGTCACTCACAAATTGGTCTTGATCACAAATATGCAttggaaaatatttataataaagtGATTggctaaatattttttttaacattgatCGTATATGAATTTCAggtgtataatattttatttcatgtggctattttattttgttgattaTATTTAGATGATGTGAAACTGAATGAAGTTTTAGGTTTATTAGACAATCAAGTGAATATGATCAATATCTATATAATAAAAGATTagttggagaaaaaaaaatagttggaTGTCAAACATCCTCTAGGTTACTTTTGGTATCTGACATGTTTTGGTAACTTCGTATTTCATTTCATGTcatgtgttatttcatataacAAATGACCTTTAGCTCTAAATTACAACTATATTGTTAATTTGTTATACCATGTCAAGTtctataactttgaaaataatCTGGGACCAGCCCATGCACAATTATATATGAACAGTTTAGCTAGAATAAGGTGAGGAAAATGCACGAATTATTATCTTAGGTccatgattaaattattgtttatCTTCTTTTGTAATACTTGCAAACAATGGCCTTTCTTTttcggaaaataa
This genomic stretch from Brassica napus cultivar Da-Ae chromosome C9, Da-Ae, whole genome shotgun sequence harbors:
- the LOC106449939 gene encoding early nodulin-55-2-like, yielding MRMMSFVFAMMMSFVVLSGCCSAKIYKVGDSEGWTAKDDVYYTWAETDHKEFHVGDSLVFEYDPIVNDVTHVSGALEYEFCDYSSPKIVYNTGHDVVTLMEPGFHYFITSNQVQCVLGQKLEVLVIHDPSRPVPPPPPSKILPVGNTYKVGGDSGGWKVYDSDFYNKWSEEKQFHVGDTLFFEYDNEVSDVYEINGDLEFMTCDPTSPVAVHKTGHDLVRLMEPGVHYFITSPSGSCEAGLKLRVMVGPQSKAVVFPNFPKKVDLSAMERLNNWLKTFKPQPHH
- the LOC106424675 gene encoding PR5-like receptor kinase, with product MSKILSLFFIIASHLFVSGVTSKNITIENKCDYTVWPGFSNSFNDFGTTGFALEKGESRVILASPFGSGAIWGRTLCSRNSTGKFSCATGDCGSGEIECGKYGQSPRNMTLAEFETNNGTVDLYRVNVVYGFNLPLLVVPQRSPYGRVCSRVGCDVVNLNQACPYDLMVLDAEERPIACTNPCESSSGCTSSSYSESFKVPCPEANFDFSYDNYVACTGSIDYVITFCPSFTPVPTRRIKSETKIETLGFTNKKTTTEAKHDKSPLKLKVILGISTAALLVMIIIVAASTVVVRAKNPRRKSDWNGENIEAIVMLKRYSYAKVKKMTNSFAHVLGKGGFGTVYKGKLLDGSGTDFAVKILKDSKGSGEEFINEVASMSRTSHVNIVSLLGFCYEGSKRAIIYEFMPNGSLDKYISENMSTKMEWETLYNIAVGVARGLEYLHNRCVSRIVHFDIKPQNILMDQDLCPKIADFGLAKLCKKKESIISMLNARGTIGYIAPEVFSKSLGGVSYKSDVYSFGMVVLEIVGAKNREMLEKSGSNNSSMYFPDWIYKDLEREETMKIFGDEMCLIQKWCLCW